A stretch of Chryseobacterium turcicum DNA encodes these proteins:
- a CDS encoding site-specific integrase has product MPSVKFVFRTQQKDKDGLCPLYIRLIQNRQSKFISTGVKALPSQWDEKNHKLKKNFKNSTRVNAMLAKKIADAAGTIADTERKHKTVSARRLKEAVKGKDCLPFFKYSDEKLEKLKSNYSVNTYDVYRSQLKKFKEYVNDDNLMFDDITVGLLQDYMLYRNQKFGNNKTTQKLSMIVLSMMFKNAQKEGLIEETLYPFKNLELQVEPSKRQFLTEAQFNQLREAKFTTKSKAELYRDLFMFSVSAGGLRFSDVVTLTWDNFNEQEQIIRKEIEKTGRIHAFKIGKTALEIIEKYRTLGKSKGNFIFPAIKNADFHLLSEEKRNSLVGSCNTICGQHLRELGKKLKFPFSLTFHLSRHTFATMALNKGMRIEYVSKLLDHRNISTTQIYAKIVNDELNKAVDAYVI; this is encoded by the coding sequence ATGCCATCAGTTAAATTTGTTTTTAGAACACAGCAGAAAGATAAAGACGGCCTTTGCCCTCTTTATATCCGATTGATTCAAAATCGACAGTCGAAATTTATTTCAACAGGTGTAAAAGCATTGCCTAGTCAGTGGGATGAAAAAAATCACAAATTAAAAAAGAACTTCAAAAATAGCACTCGTGTTAATGCGATGCTTGCAAAGAAAATTGCTGATGCAGCTGGTACAATTGCAGATACCGAAAGAAAGCATAAAACAGTAAGTGCAAGGAGACTAAAAGAAGCAGTAAAAGGAAAAGATTGTCTTCCCTTCTTTAAATATTCAGATGAAAAACTAGAAAAACTTAAATCCAATTACTCTGTTAACACCTATGATGTCTACCGCAGTCAGCTGAAGAAATTTAAAGAATATGTAAATGATGATAATCTTATGTTTGACGACATCACCGTCGGTTTACTGCAAGATTATATGCTTTATCGTAATCAAAAATTCGGCAATAATAAAACCACCCAAAAACTAAGCATGATCGTTCTTTCGATGATGTTTAAGAATGCCCAGAAAGAAGGACTCATTGAAGAAACCTTATACCCTTTCAAAAATTTAGAACTTCAGGTAGAACCTAGCAAAAGACAATTTCTAACAGAGGCACAATTTAATCAGCTTCGAGAAGCAAAATTTACAACGAAATCAAAAGCTGAATTATACCGCGATCTTTTTATGTTTTCGGTTTCAGCTGGTGGGCTTCGTTTTTCTGATGTAGTAACCCTAACTTGGGATAATTTTAATGAGCAAGAGCAAATCATTAGAAAAGAAATTGAAAAAACAGGCAGAATTCATGCTTTTAAAATTGGTAAGACTGCACTAGAAATAATAGAAAAATACAGAACTCTAGGAAAATCAAAAGGAAACTTCATCTTCCCGGCTATTAAAAATGCAGATTTTCATTTATTATCTGAAGAGAAAAGAAACTCACTCGTGGGAAGCTGCAATACAATTTGTGGACAGCACCTGAGAGAATTAGGAAAAAAACTAAAATTCCCTTTCTCCCTTACCTTTCACTTAAGCCGTCATACTTTTGCTACAATGGCTTTGAATAAAGGGATGAGAATTGAATATGTAAGCAAATTGCTTGACCACAGAAATATTTCAACCACTCAGATTTATGCTAAAATTGTAAACGATGAACTGAACAAAGCAGTCGATGCTTATGTAATCTAA
- a CDS encoding restriction endonuclease subunit M has translation MTYFPDIDIFENELIQKYEGVLEQLLRDHTTEQNIYWATDNYEHLGAEYSYHAQITKDLISGVNGSVIMPRVKKDKELQQVRSRSMAEVFTPSWICNAQNNLIDAAWFGKKNVFNKEIVKKDGSRTWQVNKNKITFPENKNWRKYILDTRLEIACGEAPYITSRYDTTNGQYIPVEKRIGILDRKLRVVSENVEESGKWLEAAQDAYKKTYAYEWQGDSLLLAREAMLMTFIENYALKFGKEPLTKSIKSIAYIISWNTWQMDGIKGVIPNSCMAVQEGTGNLFKNDDIPLQHCTGCKTGNINLHNGIYSLIMDWYVKDKSTGKKGRKIKFASLIQKN, from the coding sequence TTGACTTATTTCCCCGACATCGACATTTTCGAAAACGAATTAATCCAAAAGTACGAAGGCGTTTTGGAGCAATTGCTTCGTGATCATACCACCGAACAAAATATTTATTGGGCGACGGATAATTATGAACATTTAGGTGCTGAATATTCTTATCATGCACAAATCACAAAGGACCTAATCTCTGGCGTTAACGGCTCTGTAATTATGCCCCGTGTGAAAAAGGATAAAGAACTCCAGCAGGTACGTTCAAGAAGTATGGCAGAAGTCTTTACACCTTCATGGATTTGCAATGCGCAAAATAACTTAATTGATGCTGCTTGGTTCGGTAAAAAGAACGTGTTCAATAAAGAGATTGTAAAGAAAGACGGTTCTCGCACATGGCAGGTGAACAAAAACAAAATCACATTTCCCGAAAATAAAAATTGGCGCAAATATATTCTTGACACTAGGCTTGAAATAGCTTGTGGCGAAGCTCCCTACATTACCAGTAGATATGATACGACCAATGGGCAATACATTCCTGTCGAAAAGCGGATTGGGATATTAGATCGAAAGCTACGGGTCGTAAGTGAAAACGTTGAGGAATCCGGTAAGTGGCTGGAAGCTGCACAGGATGCCTACAAAAAAACCTATGCTTATGAATGGCAGGGCGACAGCTTACTGTTGGCTAGAGAAGCAATGCTGATGACTTTTATTGAAAACTATGCCTTAAAGTTCGGTAAAGAACCTTTAACAAAATCTATAAAGTCTATCGCATATATAATCTCTTGGAATACATGGCAAATGGATGGTATTAAAGGCGTAATCCCAAACTCATGCATGGCAGTTCAGGAGGGAACCGGGAATCTTTTTAAAAATGATGATATTCCTTTACAACATTGCACAGGCTGCAAAACAGGTAATATTAATCTCCATAATGGCATATACAGTTTGATTATGGACTGGTATGTAAAGGACAAATCAACAGGTAAAAAAGGCCGTAAGATAAAATTTGCTTCACTTATTCAAAAAAACTAA
- a CDS encoding DUF5712 family protein translates to MHISFTKHDPRISTSSKGILEYLDKENIGRESELEDFQENENLEISFDDEQFGNQNLFFTNAENGEEKFFTKDVASDKIDGNLSNRSKENESKFFMLNISPGKDEIEHLNEVVNLELKSKGIGETETEILNQTEEGKKYLELIKNDLMHQSLREYTRDVMKNYAENFDRNVYTNPEKLPTQKEEKEINQFAKNELKNQGISPEDSRYAEKYQELREEKATELGKDLSVRKMNENDLVWFAKVEEKRTYKGNDNWVIANRKIQKRISELGYSTREDAKKEIEDLKKSLFKDRVTGKVIREGMQKGGQQYHVHVIVSRYDNCPNKRHRKSISPLSNHRSGTVANKNIAVGFNRDEFFKKSEQSFDQKFQFQRTRSYEKFNQQKKERRASLSINAKKTKAKLKSVGKSVAGNMAAPVKQEVLKNSGIQELSKLNLMNGVSRELGFRIPLSIPKSPMQMVYKITRSAVGKILDVGKGY, encoded by the coding sequence ATGCATATTTCATTCACAAAACATGATCCGAGGATTTCTACGAGTTCAAAAGGTATTTTGGAATATCTTGATAAGGAAAATATTGGGAGAGAATCTGAGCTTGAAGATTTCCAGGAAAATGAAAATTTAGAAATTTCGTTCGATGACGAGCAATTCGGAAATCAAAATTTATTTTTCACGAATGCTGAAAATGGAGAGGAGAAATTTTTCACGAAAGATGTAGCTTCCGATAAAATTGACGGCAACTTAAGTAACCGCTCAAAAGAGAATGAAAGCAAATTTTTTATGCTTAATATTTCGCCTGGAAAAGACGAGATTGAACACCTGAATGAGGTCGTCAATCTTGAATTAAAATCAAAAGGAATTGGAGAAACAGAGACGGAGATTTTGAACCAAACTGAAGAGGGTAAAAAATATTTAGAACTCATTAAAAATGATTTAATGCACCAATCTCTTCGCGAATATACGAGAGATGTGATGAAAAATTATGCAGAAAATTTTGACAGAAATGTTTACACCAATCCGGAGAAATTACCCACTCAAAAAGAGGAAAAAGAAATCAATCAATTTGCAAAAAATGAATTAAAAAATCAGGGAATTTCTCCTGAAGATTCCAGATATGCCGAAAAGTACCAAGAGCTTCGGGAGGAGAAAGCGACAGAATTAGGTAAAGATTTATCAGTAAGAAAAATGAATGAGAATGATCTCGTGTGGTTTGCCAAAGTTGAAGAAAAGCGTACTTATAAAGGGAATGACAATTGGGTCATTGCCAATCGTAAAATTCAGAAACGGATTAGTGAGCTTGGTTATTCCACCCGAGAAGATGCAAAAAAAGAAATTGAAGATTTAAAGAAAAGTCTGTTTAAGGATCGGGTAACAGGAAAAGTTATCCGAGAAGGGATGCAGAAAGGAGGACAGCAGTACCATGTACACGTTATTGTTTCACGTTATGACAATTGTCCAAACAAACGGCATAGAAAATCTATTTCTCCGTTATCCAATCACCGAAGCGGTACTGTCGCCAATAAAAATATTGCAGTTGGCTTTAACCGCGATGAATTTTTCAAAAAATCAGAGCAGAGTTTTGACCAGAAATTTCAATTTCAGCGAACCCGTTCTTATGAAAAATTCAATCAGCAGAAGAAGGAGAGGAGGGCATCTTTAAGTATAAATGCGAAAAAAACAAAAGCAAAGTTGAAGTCAGTCGGAAAATCTGTCGCCGGTAATATGGCAGCACCTGTTAAACAGGAAGTCCTTAAAAATTCCGGAATACAGGAATTAAGCAAATTAAATCTGATGAATGGAGTGAGTAGAGAACTGGGTTTTAGAATTCCTTTGAGTATCCCAAAATCTCCGATGCAGATGGTGTATAAAATTACGAGATCTGCAGTAGGGAAGATTTTGGATGTAGGGAAGGGGTATTGA
- a CDS encoding cyclic-phosphate processing receiver domain-containing protein, whose amino-acid sequence MVNLYLDDVRTCPENYILVTSYDEFVDFIKNKEFPNFISFDHDLGLGKTGYDCAKFLVEYCLEKQLNLPGFFVHSQNPVGKLNIESLLKNFQKFQDPEK is encoded by the coding sequence ATGGTGAATTTATATTTGGACGATGTAAGAACATGTCCTGAAAATTATATTTTAGTTACCTCTTATGATGAATTTGTTGACTTTATTAAAAATAAGGAATTCCCGAATTTTATTTCTTTTGACCATGATCTGGGATTAGGAAAAACAGGTTATGACTGTGCTAAATTTTTGGTTGAGTATTGTTTGGAAAAGCAACTCAATCTTCCAGGATTTTTTGTTCATAGCCAAAATCCAGTTGGCAAATTGAATATAGAATCACTTCTTAAAAATTTTCAAAAATTTCAAGACCCAGAAAAATAA
- a CDS encoding VapE domain-containing protein gives MKSTIFKNFNEVVEQKDIVKIFDDIKNGTYRNAITYLRKSLAEDKKEAAEKVKKALPAFTPSATFKGGRKMEFLTNYNALVVLDIDKISKEKLAESKETLKQNPFVFAAFTSPSGNGLKIFVKVDADKTQHKESFLKLQEYFEELLNLEIDKSGKDITQLCFFSFDPEIFVNETSTVFSSTEPAGHCHSEQREGISCKAGEHSEAISLDVGISRQGISKPPSNPPADYNVLYAHCVSFTEKKESFVEGNRNNFVFQLANNLNRKGIPETLALGYILADYDYNSQEVMTAVKSAYSNTAEYATDNFTPQKKSAKYAQSASAKKNSDESSVNATLAGTMTLDDEEEPAQIDKLENFLNNRYKFRYNEVLGKLEYRRVNGKVWKYITDFKENSILREIQKAKVRCSINSLRNLLHSDFCETYDPFKDYFENLVEYTGERDYIEELAMTITTTKPDLWKECFKKWFVAMVACVLNEKQINQTVIVFSGKQGLGKTTWIEKLMPAELKQYIFSGTVNPNNKDTLIHLAECMLINLDELENLNRTEIGSLKELITKTHIRMRKAYGHNNENMPRRASFAGSVNTAQFLNDTTGSLRFLCFELEHIDYQHEIDINLCYAQAFKLYQSGFRHWFNQEEIKQINENNEQYQLMSPEEELLLTWFEPATKESANAFLNASQIAVRLSTVANINVTDGTVNKLGKALKKHGFIRMAKNKSYVYALNILDIDEVDRRAKEKERSLKDNSELAKIPYRFEN, from the coding sequence ATGAAATCCACCATATTCAAAAACTTCAACGAAGTCGTTGAACAAAAAGACATAGTAAAAATTTTTGATGATATCAAAAATGGCACTTATCGAAATGCGATAACCTATTTACGAAAATCCCTTGCTGAAGATAAAAAAGAAGCAGCTGAAAAAGTAAAAAAAGCCCTTCCGGCTTTTACTCCTTCTGCTACTTTTAAAGGGGGCAGAAAAATGGAATTCCTTACCAACTACAATGCTTTAGTCGTACTGGATATAGACAAAATTTCTAAGGAAAAACTTGCTGAATCCAAAGAGACTTTAAAACAAAATCCTTTTGTTTTTGCGGCATTTACAAGCCCTTCGGGCAATGGCCTAAAAATCTTTGTTAAAGTTGATGCGGATAAAACTCAACACAAAGAATCTTTTCTAAAACTTCAAGAATATTTCGAAGAGCTTTTAAATCTTGAAATTGATAAATCAGGCAAAGACATTACCCAGCTTTGTTTCTTTTCCTTCGATCCTGAAATTTTCGTGAATGAAACCAGCACCGTCTTTTCGAGCACAGAACCTGCCGGCCATTGTCATTCCGAGCAACGCGAAGGAATCTCCTGCAAAGCAGGTGAGCACAGCGAAGCAATCTCCCTCGACGTAGGAATAAGCCGCCAAGGAATCTCAAAACCTCCTAGTAATCCGCCAGCGGATTACAATGTTTTGTACGCACACTGCGTTTCTTTTACTGAAAAAAAGGAATCATTCGTGGAAGGCAATCGGAATAACTTCGTTTTCCAATTGGCCAACAATCTCAACCGAAAAGGCATCCCTGAAACCCTTGCATTAGGGTATATTTTAGCAGACTATGATTACAATAGTCAAGAAGTAATGACAGCAGTAAAAAGCGCCTATTCCAACACCGCTGAGTACGCCACCGACAATTTCACCCCACAAAAAAAATCTGCAAAATACGCGCAATCTGCGAGCGCAAAGAAAAATTCAGACGAATCATCCGTGAATGCAACACTAGCCGGAACAATGACTTTAGACGATGAAGAAGAACCCGCACAAATCGACAAACTCGAAAACTTCCTCAACAACAGATACAAATTCCGATACAACGAAGTACTTGGAAAATTAGAATATCGCAGAGTGAATGGTAAAGTTTGGAAATACATCACCGACTTTAAAGAAAACTCAATTCTTCGGGAAATTCAAAAAGCAAAAGTAAGATGCAGCATTAATTCCCTCCGAAATTTGCTTCACTCAGATTTCTGCGAAACCTACGATCCTTTCAAAGACTATTTCGAAAATTTGGTGGAATATACAGGCGAAAGAGATTATATCGAAGAATTGGCAATGACAATTACTACCACAAAACCGGACCTTTGGAAAGAATGTTTCAAAAAATGGTTTGTTGCGATGGTGGCTTGTGTACTCAACGAAAAGCAAATCAATCAGACTGTTATTGTATTTTCCGGAAAACAAGGTTTGGGAAAAACCACTTGGATTGAAAAGCTAATGCCTGCCGAACTCAAACAATACATATTTTCCGGCACCGTAAATCCAAATAACAAAGACACGCTTATTCACTTAGCAGAATGTATGTTAATCAATCTGGACGAATTAGAAAATCTTAACAGAACAGAAATTGGTTCCCTAAAAGAACTCATTACAAAAACCCATATCAGAATGAGAAAAGCTTATGGTCACAACAACGAAAATATGCCCCGACGCGCCAGCTTTGCCGGATCAGTTAACACAGCTCAATTCCTTAACGATACAACAGGCTCACTCCGTTTTCTTTGCTTCGAATTGGAACACATCGATTACCAACATGAAATTGATATAAATTTATGCTACGCCCAAGCTTTTAAGCTCTATCAATCCGGCTTCCGCCATTGGTTCAACCAGGAGGAAATCAAACAAATCAACGAGAACAACGAACAGTACCAGCTAATGAGTCCGGAAGAAGAATTGTTATTAACATGGTTTGAGCCGGCTACTAAAGAATCTGCCAATGCATTCTTAAATGCTTCGCAAATAGCAGTAAGACTTTCAACTGTTGCCAACATAAATGTCACCGATGGTACAGTCAATAAATTAGGTAAAGCTTTAAAAAAGCATGGATTTATTCGAATGGCAAAAAACAAAAGTTATGTTTATGCATTAAACATCCTCGATATCGATGAAGTAGATAGAAGAGCAAAAGAAAAAGAAAGGTCACTAAAAGACAATTCAGAATTAGCAAAAATTCCTTACAGATTTGAAAATTAA
- a CDS encoding zincin-like metallopeptidase domain-containing protein, producing the protein MHSVKENTTVSTPKTQKKSDTFIERILENLDQVNAHDWEMYSDLSAVYPSNLFSGNRYQGYNILALYLDTMIKKFSSAKYATFNSIVKAGGRLKKGSKGCLIEFFTYLFKDKETGKPLKNETVEKMNEEEKKKIVKVPCVRNYTVFNSEQIENLDEIKINFQEKEEPNAEIMELENSEIFIYNIIKNGNLVLRYSVNEIAYYTPASDFVMLPKKQYFISGSKYYSTLFHEMLHWTGGSTRLDRNLKGHDDKESYSFEELIAEMGSMLLCLQFGISDEFINSVRYLKSWAGSNKEDRASKIRGAFVESKRGKKYLENLQ; encoded by the coding sequence ATGCATTCAGTTAAAGAAAATACAACAGTTTCAACTCCTAAAACTCAAAAAAAATCTGATACTTTTATAGAAAGAATTTTAGAAAACCTTGACCAGGTTAATGCACATGATTGGGAAATGTACAGCGACTTAAGCGCTGTATATCCATCAAATTTATTTTCCGGGAACCGGTATCAGGGTTATAATATTTTAGCCTTGTATTTAGATACAATGATTAAGAAATTTTCATCAGCAAAATACGCAACTTTTAATAGCATTGTAAAAGCAGGTGGAAGATTAAAGAAAGGTTCAAAAGGTTGTTTAATTGAATTTTTCACCTACCTTTTTAAAGATAAGGAAACCGGTAAACCGTTAAAAAATGAAACGGTGGAAAAGATGAACGAGGAAGAAAAAAAGAAAATTGTCAAAGTTCCATGCGTACGAAATTACACGGTTTTTAATTCTGAACAGATTGAAAATTTAGATGAAATCAAAATCAATTTCCAGGAGAAGGAAGAACCAAACGCAGAAATTATGGAATTAGAAAATTCTGAAATTTTTATTTATAATATTATCAAAAACGGAAATTTAGTTTTACGCTATTCCGTGAATGAAATTGCTTATTATACTCCTGCATCTGATTTTGTAATGCTTCCGAAAAAGCAATATTTTATTTCAGGGTCCAAATATTACAGTACACTTTTTCATGAGATGCTGCACTGGACCGGTGGCTCGACCAGACTTGACAGAAATCTCAAAGGACATGATGACAAAGAAAGTTATTCTTTTGAAGAACTGATTGCTGAAATGGGTTCAATGTTGCTTTGTTTACAGTTCGGAATTTCGGATGAATTTATTAATAGTGTAAGGTATTTAAAAAGTTGGGCAGGCTCAAACAAGGAAGATAGAGCAAGTAAAATAAGAGGCGCATTTGTAGAATCAAAAAGAGGTAAGAAGTATCTTGAAAATTTACAGTAG
- a CDS encoding PDDEXK-like family protein, translating to MEKGIKEDVERKSSLKDFNFLKQLQQLIDFDKEKSILSGENFNIFSIMSMESDEVFTHSALITELLDPKGSHGMGSDFLIAFYRIVLQKEFTLKIEEVVCVKEEHIGFRNEDQTSGGRLDIVLKDFQQNGFVIENKIYAGEQVNQLLRYKNKYPNAKLLYLTLYGESSKQVSSDGVEYTSISYENDIKYWIEECTKLSFNKPIIRETLQQYSNLIKKLTHQTSNKEMKEKVIEIINENFEASQEIYNNFLAALRLKQLELLNFTSEKFNEEMIKNLWGDISSNVNKKKDLDVLEINFKNEVHIQFRIKNLKDPLFLIGLTNKELDSKYSNALNTQFGFKNVDWRTDEWVLFKHDCQNFGQTNFKDDRQVLEYVIKIIQCFNSLENK from the coding sequence ATGGAAAAAGGAATTAAAGAAGATGTTGAGAGAAAATCAAGTCTGAAAGATTTCAACTTTTTGAAACAATTACAGCAACTTATCGATTTTGATAAAGAAAAGAGCATTTTATCCGGAGAGAATTTCAATATTTTTTCCATCATGAGCATGGAATCCGACGAAGTTTTCACGCATTCTGCATTAATAACTGAACTCTTAGATCCGAAGGGAAGTCATGGAATGGGCAGTGATTTTTTAATAGCATTTTACAGGATTGTGCTTCAGAAAGAGTTTACATTAAAAATAGAGGAAGTAGTTTGCGTTAAAGAAGAGCATATTGGTTTTAGAAATGAGGATCAAACTTCTGGTGGTAGATTAGATATTGTCTTAAAAGATTTCCAACAGAATGGTTTTGTCATTGAAAATAAAATCTACGCTGGAGAGCAGGTAAATCAGCTTTTAAGGTATAAAAACAAATATCCAAATGCAAAGTTATTATATCTTACTTTATACGGAGAAAGCAGTAAGCAGGTGAGTTCAGATGGTGTAGAATATACTTCAATTTCGTATGAAAATGATATTAAATATTGGATTGAAGAGTGTACAAAATTGTCTTTCAACAAACCAATTATCAGGGAAACTTTGCAGCAATATTCAAACTTGATTAAAAAATTAACTCATCAAACATCAAATAAAGAAATGAAAGAAAAAGTAATTGAAATTATAAACGAAAATTTTGAAGCTTCACAAGAAATTTATAATAACTTTTTAGCAGCGTTAAGGCTTAAACAGTTAGAACTTTTAAATTTTACGTCTGAAAAATTTAATGAAGAAATGATTAAAAATTTGTGGGGTGATATTTCTTCGAACGTCAATAAAAAGAAGGATTTGGATGTGCTTGAGATTAATTTTAAAAATGAAGTTCATATTCAATTTCGAATAAAGAATTTAAAAGATCCTTTGTTTTTAATAGGTTTAACGAACAAAGAACTTGATAGTAAATATTCCAATGCTTTAAACACACAATTTGGTTTCAAAAATGTAGACTGGAGGACAGATGAGTGGGTATTATTTAAACATGATTGCCAAAATTTTGGACAAACCAACTTTAAGGATGATAGACAGGTTTTAGAATATGTTATAAAAATCATTCAGTGTTTCAATAGTTTGGAAAATAAATAA
- a CDS encoding JAB domain-containing protein, with amino-acid sequence MNYNVVNEIKLSYSRKGNAEKTVVNSYEVSEVFRAHFDSDQMDYKEHFYALYLDQKNKVLGIKKISECGISSTMVDVRIIMQGALLCNASAIVVCHNHPSGSLAPSSADIKMTQKMVEAAKVLDFNLLDHIILTSDSFLSFLDEGLL; translated from the coding sequence ATGAATTACAATGTAGTAAACGAAATCAAATTAAGCTACTCAAGAAAAGGAAATGCAGAGAAAACGGTCGTCAATTCTTATGAAGTATCTGAAGTATTCAGAGCCCATTTTGACAGTGACCAAATGGATTATAAAGAACATTTCTATGCGCTGTATTTAGACCAAAAAAACAAAGTTTTAGGCATCAAAAAAATATCCGAATGCGGAATTTCTTCTACTATGGTAGATGTTAGAATTATTATGCAGGGTGCTTTATTGTGCAACGCCAGTGCTATTGTCGTTTGTCATAATCATCCATCAGGAAGTTTGGCGCCCTCGTCTGCAGATATTAAAATGACCCAAAAGATGGTGGAAGCCGCCAAGGTTTTAGATTTTAATTTACTCGATCATATTATACTGACCTCAGATTCATTTTTATCATTTCTTGATGAGGGGCTTTTATAA
- a CDS encoding WYL domain-containing protein: MAKRQETLLRLTYIVNFLKSKKDGADYFEIAKHLEERAYREGEGQLPFSEKTFQRDRKVIEEFYNVIIQFKNSNKKYHIVDTDSDETNSTLLDSIILINAYKQIGNRQDVIIFEKRQASGLYNFDGFVHAIHNLKKISFEYVRHWEKTGNRKVVEPYALKEFRNRWYLLAVDTQKSNFELRIFGLDRITNLEIHHSQFRKQEFDIEKMFVNSFGIVSTLDFEATIIELSFVAAQKKFVKSLPIHHSQKILVDDGSDFKIQLQLAPTYDFYQELATHAERLIKIEPQKVRDEYVSFLKKGIENLS, encoded by the coding sequence ATGGCCAAGAGACAGGAGACGCTTTTAAGACTGACATATATTGTTAATTTTTTAAAATCAAAAAAAGATGGAGCAGATTATTTTGAAATAGCTAAACATTTGGAGGAACGAGCCTACAGAGAAGGTGAAGGGCAACTTCCATTTAGTGAAAAGACTTTTCAGCGTGACAGAAAAGTAATCGAAGAATTTTACAATGTTATTATTCAGTTTAAAAACTCAAATAAAAAATATCATATTGTTGATACTGATTCGGATGAAACTAATTCTACATTGTTAGATAGCATTATTCTTATCAACGCTTACAAGCAAATTGGCAATCGTCAAGATGTAATTATCTTTGAAAAAAGACAAGCTTCCGGACTCTATAATTTCGATGGATTTGTCCATGCCATTCATAATTTAAAAAAAATTTCTTTTGAATATGTTCGACATTGGGAAAAAACGGGAAACAGGAAAGTGGTTGAGCCATATGCTTTGAAAGAATTTAGAAATCGGTGGTATTTACTGGCTGTTGATACACAAAAATCTAATTTTGAATTAAGAATTTTTGGATTGGACCGAATCACTAATTTAGAAATACACCATTCTCAATTTCGCAAACAAGAATTCGATATTGAAAAGATGTTTGTGAATTCTTTTGGAATTGTTTCTACATTAGATTTTGAGGCAACGATTATTGAACTGTCTTTTGTAGCTGCTCAAAAAAAGTTTGTGAAATCACTTCCTATTCATCATTCTCAAAAAATATTGGTTGACGATGGAAGCGATTTTAAGATTCAGTTACAGTTAGCTCCTACCTATGATTTTTACCAGGAATTAGCTACGCACGCAGAAAGATTGATAAAAATTGAACCCCAAAAAGTAAGGGACGAATACGTCAGTTTTTTAAAGAAAGGAATAGAAAATTTATCATAA
- a CDS encoding helix-turn-helix domain-containing protein produces MEAIILSKEQFNQLIAKIDDIQDRLMNSNPRRTETYLNNKQFLEMLDVSLRTAQTWRDEGKISFSQVRNKIYYKLSDVEKFIQDYRNAAFAKR; encoded by the coding sequence ATGGAAGCAATTATCTTATCCAAAGAACAGTTCAATCAGTTAATCGCTAAAATCGACGACATTCAAGATCGTCTTATGAACTCCAACCCACGAAGAACGGAAACCTACTTAAACAACAAACAGTTTCTGGAAATGTTGGATGTTTCTTTGCGCACCGCACAAACCTGGCGCGACGAAGGGAAAATTTCTTTTTCCCAAGTGCGAAACAAAATTTACTACAAACTTTCCGATGTAGAAAAATTCATTCAGGATTACCGAAACGCAGCTTTCGCAAAGAGATAA